One part of the Rutidosis leptorrhynchoides isolate AG116_Rl617_1_P2 chromosome 1, CSIRO_AGI_Rlap_v1, whole genome shotgun sequence genome encodes these proteins:
- the LOC139871666 gene encoding photosystem I reaction center subunit psaK, chloroplastic-like: MATAMMTSLPQFTGLKATSPSLSPLKNMVALPMKPIGKGKGALGVRCDFIGSSTNLIMVTSTTLMLFAGRFGLAPSANRKATAGLKLEVRDSGLQTGDPAGFTLADTLACGTVGHIIGVGVVLGLKNIGAI; encoded by the exons ATGGCAACTGCTATGATGACATCTCTTCCTCAATTCACTGGTTTAAAGGCCACCTCACCATCACTTTCCCCACTCAAAAACATG GTAGCATTGCCTATGAAACCCATAGGTAAGGGAAAGGGAGCTCTTGGTGTTCGTTGTGATTTCATCGGTTCATCCACAAATTTG ATTATGGTGACATCAACAACTCTGATGTTGTTCGCTGGTCGATTTGGGTTAGCACCATCTGCAAATAGGAAGGCAACCGCTGGGCTAAAGCTCGAGGTTAGGGATTCAGGTCTTCAAACAGGCGACCCTGCTGGTTTTACTCTAGCCGATACCTTAGCTTGTGGGACCGTTGGTCACATTATCGGTGTTGGAGTTGTTTTGGGACTTAAGAACATTGGGGCAATCTAG